One Megalops cyprinoides isolate fMegCyp1 chromosome 17, fMegCyp1.pri, whole genome shotgun sequence DNA window includes the following coding sequences:
- the fam89a gene encoding sprT-like domain-containing protein Spartan codes for MNGKSTNGTSGSALACIEGLPPLPKSLSGLLNSSGGSWREMERMYAKKTMIQDDLSRGRSNADSLVATKPANLDAALALLRKEMVGLRQQDMSLLCQLWSLHESIQEYKGSCQDLNAASSADGPYGMENGYFDEDDEYYQDTSITPTENPDASESSPQNGNAKDKWLHDSFHITI; via the exons ATGAATGGTAAATCAACGAACGGTACGTCAGGCAGCGCATTGGCCTGCATCGAAGGGCTACCCCCACTACCGAAGAGTCTTAGTGGCTTGCTGAATTCAAGCGGCGGGTCttggagagagatggaaaggatGTATGCGAAAAAAACCATGATCCAAGACGATCTGAGCCGCGGCCGCAGTAACGCCGACAGTTTGGTGGCTACTAAACCGGCTAACCTGGATGCGGCTTTGGCGCTTCTGAGGAAAGAAATG gtGGGGTTGCGTCAACAGGATATGTCATTACTGTGTCAGCTATGGTCCCTTCACGAGTCAATTCAGGAGTACAAAGGCAGTTGTCAGGACCTGAATGCGGCGTCTAGTGCAGACGGGCCTTACGGGATGGAGAACGGCTATTTTGACGAAGACGATGAATACTATCAGGATACCAGCATAACCCCTACCGAAAATCCAGATGCAAGCGAATCCTCCCCCCAAAATGGCAACGCCAAGGACAAATGGCTGCACGACTCCTTTCATATCACCATCTGA